The DNA sequence CCGAAAGTTGGTTCATTGACGGATATTTCCTCTATCAATTCTCCGAATTCAAATTCAACTTCATCCTCCGGTTCTATGGGGTTATCTGGTTGCTCTCTATTTAATACCTTCCTAAAATGTTCTGTCCATCTCCTCTGTATTTCCTCTTTTTTACTGAGAAGGTTACCGTCCTTATCCAACACTGCGGTGCTGTGCCTAGGTCTCTCGTTACATAGTTTCTTCGTCAATCCATATAAGGTCTTCATATATCCTCTAACCATTTCTTTTTGTCTGCCTTCAAACTTTGCTTCACTTCTCTGTCTTTTTCTCTGTACTTTTTCCTCAATTGCCCCTTAACTCTCTCCGATCGTGTACTCAATATTTTCTCATTCATCTGTTGTCTTTCATCTATCAGATTCCATGACTCTCCGCTAATCCATGGTTTGTTCTTCTTTCGTGGCTTACCTAAAACTGTCTCTGCAACTTCCAAGAGTGCCTTTTTCATTATAGTAAAGTCCCTTTCCATTTCTTCCTTTGCATCTACTACTACTTCTGTGGAAGTAGCACttgtaaaaaaggaaatatgaaaaaaaatgcaaatgaaCACGGGTAGACCAAAAGAAGTTGCCCAAGACTATGCTTCATACGGCACACAAatcttcaaaagaaaaacttgAAAAGAAGCCTCTAATGTATATATTCTCTAACTGATTATCACCCTTTCTAAAAGACTAAATTTCAAATAGTGTATATGGGTATGAAATACTCTTGAAAGTGTTTACTACTGACTACTGAGTTTTTTGAAAAGCACTATATAACAAAGGCTATCTTCTGTTTCTGCAAATGTGGATTAAGGTTGTTAATAATAGGCAAAGGAAAGTTACTGGAAACCACTGTGGAATAAATGATTACAAttcgacgcgcgctaccgtggtcaactttgcagtttgaagtaagccaataagcaTGAGAGAAACGTTTTATCTGATACGAAGCGCGCAACCGTGTTCAACTTGACAGTTTGAAggaagccaataaggatgcgaggaACGTgttatctgatacgacgcgcgctaccgtggccaccttgacggTTTTGTAAACCAATAATGGTGTGAGAAATTTTAGAGCCCAAAATACCTTCAATCGATACTCCTAGTGCACGTATGTTTAGCACATTTTCAAGGCACCAAGTCTAGAGGACACCACTCATCCATTCACGTAATTGTGAAAGGAACTGCAATCCTAATAGTGGAGCTCCCACTCGGCGCGAGGGAGGGGATGTCAAGTGCGGTGCAAATATGTTGTCATGTAATTTGTGATATCATCGATGACGTGTCATGTATGTaacaaggggggtgcacctATATAGTCACGTAATTGTGACGCCATTGATGAtttcactagaagcaaaaatctgctgacgtcatcaaaataaaaaaattacttaTATCTCACGAAGAAATTatcgtatggcaaccaaactcgttaggtgtcatgtaggtgtcaagggggatgcaacaatatggtcacgtgttgcCATCGATGACCTCGcttaaagcaaaaacgtgattaaaagcaaaaacattcatatctgttgaaagaaacaaaaacttgcaggtgtcatgtttgtgtcaaggggagtgcaaaaatatggtcacgtgatttgtgacgtcatcgaggacgtcactaaaagcaaaactattataatttctttaaaaacaaaaatatccatatctaATGAACTAAACATCATATAACAACCAATCTTGGTATGAGTCATGAAGGTGTTatgggggtgcaccaatatggtcacgtgattttgacgtcatcaatgacgtcactgtaataaaaatatgctgacgtcatcaaaataaaatttatatttatatatttcattaaagaaacatcgtgTGACAATGAAAATCGGTAGGTGTGATGAATGTTTCAAGTGCGATGCAATGCAAtgagatggtcatgtgacgtcatcgatgacgtcaataaATTAAAACTACCCTGACGCCGAATCAtggtatgacaactaaacttgttatgtgtcatgtagatgtgggggaaggggggcatAAAAAGTTGGTtgcgtgatctgtgaaatcgttgacgtcgtcaaaaacagaaatataaaaatatttaatattattaataatatttattattaagcgTAGCAAAGATTTGatcgtttggagctccgcttttaggcaatgcctaaatctatatattaggcCGTTTTTTCGAAGCTTAAGATTAGAGAATAGTAGGGTGAAATAATAAACCCTCAAAATGCCATGGATTTTATCCCAGAAAAAGTGTTGATACCCCTGACATGCTCGTATCCCCGGCCATAATATACCCCTAATCTCTTCAAGAATGGCGTGGGTGTGCTTTGAAAAAGGAGCAGCTAAGTGGCTTTAAAAGCAAGAACAAATCAACCaacaataaactttatttcaaataaaccaaCGTATTCACACATATTCACAATATACTTTCATCCCATGAAACTTGGCTCAGCCAAAATTCAAAGCACCATGGTGTGTATGGCACATGGTCACGGTCTCCTTTTTAATCGGAGCAGGGGATAATAAGGAAGCCAAAATCCTTGTGATTTCATTCCCATGCATATATACCCCATAATAgtacataaatattttatgtaaCATAAAGTTACCAATAGTTATTTTACATCGTAAATTATATTAGATAAATTCAGGGTCTCATTCTCGTAAGTTTACCTAGCGCAACATTGAATACGAGATTGAAAGTATCGTAGACAACGATAAATATTTATTGAGATATCATATCAAATTCAGTTAGTTAAAACTGTAATGCCAAGAGATTAACTGAGCTTATATATACCTTCTAAAAGGTGCCAATTTTCCTGCCATTTCACATTCGCGAAAAGATaccatccatttccatcagaTTTTTCAAGCAAGGCACTAAGATACTTCAATTAAAATATTATCAATAACATAGATCTGAAGCagacctcgaaatattggaagataaatattttttgagGGGACgggaggggggtgggcaaAGCCACGCCCCTGCTGTCAGTCAGTaacatttttgaaaatattgtgggacacatgcccccagtgccccacccagTGCTGCAGtataagaatttttttatattttgcaaTGAGGTCCTCAGGAGGTTTTCAACTGTAAGCAATAACACATGAGTTGTTGATTGGACATTCTTTAAATGAGGTTTACGTGCCAAATCCCACCTTACTCCCCTATGTATTGTATCCTTCCTTGTCCAGGAAGCTCGCACtcgcattgtttttttaatcccTTTTtcctgatatttttttttaaattcagaaattggaaacttcaaaaattgtttctAGAAGTTATTTTGATGTAAACCatcaggggggggggtctcAAACATGGCTTTAATTTTGGTGGTTATCCTGGACCGCCACGATATGTCACACGCTTACAATGCCGCGTTTATCCATGTCGTCACGCCATAGCGTGATAAAATATCATGTTGTCCTGAAATAATTACATTGTTTGTCGAGGTAGCATTGTGTTATTTATGAAAAGGACCACGTGTTCCATGCGTTTTTTATGACAACATAACATTGTCACCATATCAATCATCAAATGGATGCGGCCCAATCGCTTTGTGACAATAGTGTCCCTTCCATCCGTAAGTATTGCGTGAAAACATAACCTTGTCACATGTCAATCATCAAATGGATGCGGCCCAACCGTTGACATGAGGGTACTGTCCCTTCCATCCGTAAGTATTGCGTGACAACATAAATTTGTCACATCAAAAAAAGGATGACATGACGCAGTCCCATTGCTTAAATGGGACGCTATTAGCAAGTATTATGGAACAATATGACGTCCCATAAAAAATCACATGGCGCGGTCCCGTTGTTGAAATGGTTGGACTGCCTCCTTTTCGCAAGTATTACGGGACAATATGACTTTGTCATAACATGTCCATCAATGCCTCCCACAGGACGAAGTCTGAGACGAGTACCCCACGTGATCAATTCTCATTCGAACCAATAAGATTGTTTTCAGGCTCAAAAGCGTCCGGGGAATCAGACTCAACAGACCCTACTACACACGCCATCTTGTTAGATGAATTACTGTCCCGGAAGCAGTTCGCGTCCCCCCCGTCACAAGGGCTATTATTGGGCGCAAGGCTATCGTTCCTCAGCTTCTGCAGGGGAATACCCGTAAGTGACATCCGGGTACGTAGCGTGGCGCCTCGACTGATGGACGTACTACTGCGCCTGCGCGCTCCTGTCGTTGTGAAGGTTCTACGAAACTCGCGGCGGTAGTTCTCGGAAAACAGCACATAGAGTATAGGATTGATGGCAGAGTTAGCAAAGCCGAACCAGGGTAGGAAGAGCATCACTCTGAAAGGAATCATGTTGTTGATGTTATCTTCGTAAAAGACGGAAAGCAGCTCACGGATTTGGAATGGGAACCAGCAGACTGcgaacaccaccaccaccgtgATTAGCATAATGGTAGCACGTCGAGTCGAAGATTGGATCTTTTTGTGAGCTTGGAGACTCCGCTGACCAGGAGGCTTGCGGGACCAGAGCTTTAGGCCGGTGAAAATGTACATGATGAGGATTAAAGCTAAagtaaaaaatgaataaataaatacatgttAATGAATAAATTTATACAGAATAGCATCACTTAGTTTAAATTGCTGTTGATTTAAAAGAAACCCTAACATTCGTCTCGTCATAAAcatgaccacccccagtgacagtacttactaaccgagggccatatgtaagaaaactgtatattcggttaaatatgctaccctctATAAACATAGATTACAAAGATTACATgtctgtttgttgttgttttgggaAGGCAGGCTTCACGTTAAAACACCCCCATGTTAGAGACCTGGcgggaaatatttttttttaaacagacCACCAGGTTGTCAAATTTTTCACCAGGCCACtggaagtttttttaaatatctagGCCGGGTTGAAATTCGGGGGAAAACTCTGCGTGCGCGGGGCATGGGGGAGAGAGAATTGGTCACTACTTACCTAAAGGGATTATGTAGGTAGTAATGGTGTAGACAGCGATATAGTGCCTCTCTGATTGGCCCGATTCTTCCCATAATTCGTTACAGACGTAGACGCCGTTCTTCAGGTGGACCTTAGTGATGAGGAATATGGGCGTGGTGAAGGCAATGGTGGCCGCCCAGATACCAAGAATCATAAACTTGACGATCTTACGGGTCAAGATCACCTGAAAGTATAATAGTCACCATCGTCACAAGCAATCACAATCGTCATTATGACTATTCTGTCAAGAGCCAAGATCACCTGAAAAAAGTGATAATTATCACCATCGTCACAATCAACACCATTATGAACATAAGCCATTATTACTATCACAATGACagtgttttatattttcaatACCAGAAAGTGGCCCTAGTATATTGGTTGGAATACACCACATTGCATTTTACTGATTTACTACATAACATTGTAGCTTTGTTTCCAAAACTGGCACCAGAACATGCTCTAAGGTACaccatatttattttaatcctTAATAACTAAATGACATAGTTTATACTTTTTGCGTGAATGTGGTCCTAGAGCATGCTTATGGTACatccttttttctttattccagAACCACTAAGCAAAATTGTTTATAGGTTTATGCGAAGAAGTGGTCCTTAGACATTCTGAGGTACGCTACATTTTTATATACCTTCATCGGGAATATAATGGCGAAGCTGCGATCCAGACTAATGCAAACGAGTGTGAAGACGGAGCACGCGACTGAGCCAGCCTGGGCCGAGTGACAGAACTTACACAGGAAATCCCCAAACCCGCCTCCAAACCACGTGTCTGTGATATAGAACCACTTGATGACATACGGGATATCGAAGGTAATCCACAGATCAGCCACGGCCATGTTGGCGATGAGGATGTTGGTTGTGTTGCGCATGTGGTTGCACGAGCATACAATGTATACCACGATAGAGTTCCCGACAAGCGCCACCACGAAGATCAGTGACGCAAAGATGGTAAGGCCGATTTGGATGTCGGCGGGAAAGTATAGTCCATGGGTGGCGTTCTGAGACGTCGCGTTGAAACCTGAAACAAACGGGAACAGGTCTATGAACGGTATGTGAGAGGCATATGAACGGAGAAAAAGGATGGACACATCAACTGGCTGCTAACGGTATGTGAGATTCCATCGATAGCCATGTGAATGGTTATATGAACAGCGTTTGAAGGGGATATTATCAAAAGCCTGCTGGGCGTGACTGGTTACCTTATCAAGACTGGTTATACCAATGCGACCGATCACTATACAGCGTTATTTTAAATCTGTTGATGGCATCAAGACATGCGAAAGTGTTGGCTTTCTAGCATTAATATCCAAAAGTGTGGTTAATGTGGCCTGCggcaaatgaaaaaaagtcaTCCAACTTCAAAGCGCTCCAATACCATAATTAATTGCGCAACATTAGTCATTCTTCCAAATACTAAAGAACGAAATCCCGTAGATTCGTAGCTCATTACAATCGGGCCACCTTAAAGCTAAACCATCGAAGCCAAGTGCGTAATGTTTCGCTTTCATTATAACAAGACACATGATCCTAATACTCGCTTGTGTCCTAGCGCATGTCCTAATACTTGCTTGTGTACATAATGTGTGTTGAGATGATAGGATATTTTAGTCTAGATCAACAAATGTCAACAATGGCGTTTTATTTACCGCTGATCCCAGCTTTAAAAAGGGCCGCGCCATTCGCTTTGATCGTTCGCTTTTTATACAtccctatacctataccttaTGCCTCTTCCCTCGCCTAGAGTGTTTCAATCTGTATGAAGTATATGAAATTAGTTCTCGGTGATTCGTTTTGATCTTGGCCACCAAGAATCCATATAGATTTATCGTAAAGGAATAGCGCATATTCACTCAAACCACTGACCAATCaattatttttgtgtttgCAGTCTGAAGAACTATGGCGCGAGAGTAAAAGCAAACAACTCATTGATTGGTTTGGGTGGTTGACCGACTACGCTCTAACACCGGATGACACATTGATTTTGGATTCTTCGcgaaatttttttcttatatcactgtcacatttaaaaaaaggacatGACgcaaatgttgttgtttttgtaacTCGTATCGGCCGTTACCGGTAGAAACTAGTTCCGGTACAAAATGTTTAATATGTCCGTTTTAGTTCCTTTTTCTAGGTTATTGAACCTTTAATTTTGATAACCAGAATCAGAAATTTGAGAAATTTGAGGCAATGAAGCCAGCGTTATATATTTATCCAAAACCCTAGCTCACACCCTGGACTGGCCTAAGAAAGGGGAATTTCCTAAAAGTTGTGAATAAAGCCTAGATGATTAAGGAAATGGTACCTTTGTCAGCCATGGTTTCGAGGTCTTAGAGACCTTTCAAACTTGTCCTTTCTTCTGTTTGTTTTCAATCTCGATCCAAGTAGAACACGTTATCTGAAATAAAGGAAAACAAGATATTCTATGTaattgcgaaaaaaaaaaggaactattAACCTGATCTGATGATGGACGAAAAGAGGTGTTACATTGACCGAAAGGTAAGGGGGATCGAAAAAGAATCGTAGAAGATGACGCGGTGAAGCTTACATGACGCTTAGAGGATGGCAAGCCGACGAGATAACATTGTTCACCTAACCCTTAGTGGAGGTGGAATTTAGTTTTTCATAACACAAACTTCACTAGCGCCCCTTCCATAGCATCGTGTtactttgaaaacaaaatacccTTCATGTCTTATCATGTATAAAGAAAGATCAAACTGTTATATCCCGAGGGTTACACTTTAGTGAACTATGTCCTTTTACACTCATTTAGTGCTCTTTCCAGAGCACCTTTTTTTGCTGGAAGAAACCTTCAAGTAACCAAAGGATCTGATAATGCATGTCGAGCAACACGTACCTTACATCCACTCTTTACCCAATAAGCTACTGGCAATCGATCACAATTAATTCCCGCGGACTCCATAGTGGATTTTATCCGCGGTACGCCCTGTGTGGGTGATTATTATGCGCGGGGTTACCACCGGTCGCAGGATGTGTATTTGACTGCCCTAATCGCACACACGATTGAAGATTGAGATCCGCGATTGCAAGACGACAGGAGATCCACGCCTCAAATACCGCAACAAGTCTAAATACCGTCATTTTCTTTCATCCCAAAACAAAACGCACTACC is a window from the Nematostella vectensis chromosome 9, jaNemVect1.1, whole genome shotgun sequence genome containing:
- the LOC5507812 gene encoding RYamide receptor; its protein translation is MADKGFNATSQNATHGLYFPADIQIGLTIFASLIFVVALVGNSIVVYIVCSCNHMRNTTNILIANMAVADLWITFDIPYVIKWFYITDTWFGGGFGDFLCKFCHSAQAGSVACSVFTLVCISLDRSFAIIFPMKVILTRKIVKFMILGIWAATIAFTTPIFLITKVHLKNGVYVCNELWEESGQSERHYIAVYTITTYIIPLALILIMYIFTGLKLWSRKPPGQRSLQAHKKIQSSTRRATIMLITVVVVFAVCWFPFQIRELLSVFYEDNINNMIPFRVMLFLPWFGFANSAINPILYVLFSENYRREFRRTFTTTGARRRSSTSISRGATLRTRMSLTGIPLQKLRNDSLAPNNSPCDGGDANCFRDSNSSNKMACVVGSVESDSPDAFEPENNLIGSNEN